The following proteins are encoded in a genomic region of Leifsonia psychrotolerans:
- a CDS encoding ABC-three component system middle component 6 — protein MITPTKGIAPQRALLSIGAQVSIVLTEPMTVSQVWTELKRWRLQNGNHRQITFGWFVLALDVLNMLDVVRLENGLLYKTVRI, from the coding sequence TTGATAACACCTACAAAGGGGATTGCGCCTCAGCGCGCGTTGCTTAGCATCGGCGCTCAAGTGTCAATAGTGCTCACTGAGCCGATGACGGTAAGTCAGGTGTGGACCGAGTTAAAGCGCTGGCGTCTGCAAAACGGCAATCATCGCCAAATTACATTCGGCTGGTTTGTGTTGGCACTGGATGTGCTCAACATGCTCGACGTTGTTCGCCTTGAGAATGGGCTGTTGTACAAGACTGTGAGGATTTAG
- a CDS encoding ABC-three component system protein, producing the protein MLVELYSTDPGFKRVKFQPGLNILVAEKTKASSATDSRNGSGKSSVVEILHFQLGMTRLTDSVLLAPELKNHEFTLRLNWPSVSRDLTVSRSLAKKSKVRLEPNVVELKTLVELAGSESIPAWVSAIGRDLFGLPEEHAPVSARMLIGLYIRRVSQHGFNEPVKTHPSQSVSVASAQVAYLLGLNWRLAGSYAALAARDGTLKKLKAAAKDPSFHLLVGSVSELRGQIASAKRRVHELQSQVETFRVVPEYELLQANADELDGKIRGLRAGDAADRANIQDLEAAFHSESEPDTRYLERAYAELGLSLPERVLRSYEEVRRFHESVLTNRRSYLEEELASTKARLELRQEERIKLGEGQAKLLHALSEGGALAALGTMQEQLSVARANLAALQNRFEMAKKLEESEADIKVDRVKLRQSLNRDLAEREAVIEEVNRLFQRFAAALYSPDRDAYIEFTALDTSLQIVPHIGGERSKGIGQMVIFCFDLTLAVIAHRNGRGPDFLVHDSHLFDGVDERQISRALVLATAVCSEEEMQYIITMNSDELAKVEGVGTPFDEYVIQPRLTDTYEDGGLFGFRFD; encoded by the coding sequence ATGCTGGTAGAGCTCTACTCGACTGACCCGGGCTTCAAACGAGTCAAGTTTCAGCCAGGGCTGAACATCTTGGTTGCAGAGAAGACTAAAGCATCTAGCGCGACCGACTCAAGAAACGGCTCCGGAAAATCTTCGGTCGTGGAGATTCTCCATTTCCAGCTCGGTATGACTCGGCTGACCGACTCAGTCCTTTTGGCACCCGAATTGAAGAATCATGAGTTCACCCTTCGGCTAAATTGGCCTTCCGTGAGTCGGGACTTAACTGTTTCACGGTCGCTTGCGAAGAAATCAAAGGTGAGGCTTGAACCCAATGTTGTTGAGCTGAAAACCCTCGTCGAATTGGCCGGCTCCGAATCGATACCCGCCTGGGTGAGCGCGATTGGACGCGACCTATTTGGTCTTCCGGAGGAGCACGCCCCTGTCAGCGCCCGAATGTTGATTGGCCTATATATCCGTCGGGTGAGTCAGCACGGATTTAACGAGCCAGTAAAGACTCATCCAAGCCAGTCAGTGTCCGTGGCCTCAGCTCAAGTCGCCTATCTCCTTGGTCTGAACTGGCGCCTCGCTGGAAGTTACGCGGCGTTGGCAGCTCGTGATGGGACGCTAAAAAAGCTAAAAGCGGCAGCCAAAGACCCCTCGTTTCATTTGTTGGTGGGGTCTGTTTCGGAGCTTCGCGGGCAAATTGCATCAGCAAAACGGCGGGTGCACGAGCTTCAATCTCAAGTTGAGACGTTTCGAGTCGTACCGGAGTACGAGCTGCTGCAGGCAAATGCCGACGAGCTGGATGGAAAGATTCGGGGGCTTCGCGCGGGGGACGCGGCGGATAGAGCGAACATTCAGGACCTCGAGGCCGCATTTCACAGTGAGAGTGAGCCGGATACTCGATATCTAGAGCGAGCATACGCAGAACTCGGTCTAAGCCTGCCAGAGCGTGTTCTGCGCAGCTATGAAGAGGTCCGTCGGTTTCATGAAAGCGTGCTCACCAATCGCCGCTCGTATCTTGAGGAGGAGCTTGCTTCGACGAAGGCAAGGCTTGAGCTGCGCCAGGAAGAACGAATCAAGTTGGGCGAGGGCCAGGCAAAGCTTCTCCACGCTTTGAGCGAGGGAGGCGCACTAGCCGCGCTTGGGACCATGCAGGAGCAACTGTCGGTTGCGCGGGCCAATTTGGCGGCGCTACAAAATCGATTTGAAATGGCGAAGAAGCTTGAAGAGTCGGAAGCAGATATCAAGGTCGACCGAGTCAAGCTGCGTCAATCCCTGAATCGCGACCTTGCCGAACGAGAGGCTGTCATCGAGGAAGTCAACCGGCTTTTCCAGCGGTTCGCTGCAGCGTTGTATAGCCCGGACAGGGACGCCTACATCGAGTTCACTGCATTGGACACGAGCCTTCAAATCGTTCCTCATATCGGCGGAGAGAGAAGCAAGGGGATTGGCCAGATGGTCATTTTCTGCTTTGACTTAACGCTCGCCGTAATTGCGCACCGGAATGGCCGTGGCCCTGACTTCCTGGTTCATGACAGCCACCTATTTGATGGCGTCGACGAACGTCAAATCTCGCGCGCACTTGTACTCGCGACAGCGGTCTGCAGCGAGGAGGAGATGCAGTACATCATTACGATGAACTCCGATGAACTCGCAAAAGTGGAAGGCGTTGGAACGCCATTCGACGAGTACGTAATTCAGCCTAGGCTGACCGACACCTACGAAGATGGCGGACTTTTCGGCTTTCGTTTTGACTGA